The Thermocrinis ruber genomic sequence TTATCTCCGACTCTAAAGTTCTATCCGGTAGCATGAATATAACCTCAAGGACATTTCCCACCAACCTTATATCCTTCACAAGTTCAGAGAGCTTTTTGTTAGCCACCGTCTGATTGGCAAGCGTATCCATTATCTCTTTTACCGCCATTTTTACCTCCACAATCACAATATAATTTATAATTGGAAAAACCGTTATGAGCTTTCTCAATGAACTTAACTGAGCTAAAGAGATGGTTCTACAGAAAGCTCTACAAGGAAAGCTTTGATGCTTTTAACTGGGAAATAGACCTCAATAAGCCCGTAAAAGAACACTGCTTTGTTGTCTTTGATACAGAAACCACGGGAACAGACCTCAAGAGGGCTAAGGTTCTCAGCATAGGTGCCTTCCGCTTGCAAGGGCTAACTTTAAAGTTCTCCGACACATTAAACCTAAAGCTTAACATCTCTATGGACACCTTAGAGAGCATAAAGGTGCACGGAATAACTCCGGAGGATCTAAAGGAGGGAGTTTCTCCTAAGGAAGCCTGCGAGAGGTTTCTTGAGTTTTCCAAGGGTTGCCTTTTGGTGGGCTACTTTGTAGATATAGACATTGCGGTTATGAGAAACCTAATAAAAAATGCCTGCAACGGTGCCTTCTATCCTTACCACTTGGATGTGATAGACCTGCTCTCCGATAAGGACCAAATACCCACCCTGGAGGAGCTTACCAAGAGGTTAAATTTACCCACATCCAACCTTCACGATGCCCTTGAGGATGCATACATGACTTCCCTTATTTTTATGAAGCTAATTAAAAGATTTCAAAACCATAGGGTTAAAGAACTACCGTTAAAAGCTTAAACAGCGCTTATAATTTTCCTTAGATGTTGGAGCTTAGTCAGTTTAACCAGTTTATGCTTGATTACTTGGACCCGGAGATAAAGCTCGTAGAGGATGTGGGAAGACACATACTCTCTGCGGGTGGAAAAAGGCTCAGACCTTTGCTTATGATGGAAGTTTGCAGAATGCTGGGAGGAGATGTGGAAAGGGTGGTTCCTTTGGCGGTGGGCATAGAATACATACACATGGCTTCTTTGCTCCATGACGATGTGGTGGATGGTGCACATACTCGGAGGGGAAGACCTTCCGCAAACGTTCTCTTTGGCAATCAGGCGGTAGTTCTTGGGGGAGACTACTTTTACGCAAAAGCCCTTTGGCTTTATGCCAATTACGGCAACCTTCAGGCGGTGGAGATGGTCAGTCGGGCAGTTATGCACATGTCCCAATCTCAGCTTTTGGAGCTTTTA encodes the following:
- a CDS encoding 3'-5' exonuclease, producing the protein MNLTELKRWFYRKLYKESFDAFNWEIDLNKPVKEHCFVVFDTETTGTDLKRAKVLSIGAFRLQGLTLKFSDTLNLKLNISMDTLESIKVHGITPEDLKEGVSPKEACERFLEFSKGCLLVGYFVDIDIAVMRNLIKNACNGAFYPYHLDVIDLLSDKDQIPTLEELTKRLNLPTSNLHDALEDAYMTSLIFMKLIKRFQNHRVKELPLKA